Below is a genomic region from Eupeodes corollae chromosome 1, idEupCoro1.1, whole genome shotgun sequence.
tctctTTTGGCTGATCTGTACATTGGCTTCTGCTGGAATACCATGGTTCACACTAATTCTGCTCACAGTTTGTATTGcttcaaaatttatcaaattaaagaGTCCCAACGAGAAGATTCTAATAAGTTTGCTGGGTGGTGATTCAGTGGATGATTTATCATATTGGCCAATTGCTAACCGTGGGGGTGCTTATGATGCGCCTGAGAATTCAATGGCAGCACTTAAAAAGGTAAAATGGTTGATTAGCATTAAAGTAAAATGCtttctttcaattatttttgtcattgaTTTTTCACGCACGCACTCAAGTGTTCGTCATCGGGATTTAGAAATGTCCTTCTCGATGCCGCGCTTACTTCTTGTGGCGAAATTGTTTTGCTGCATAAGACTACATTGGAAAAGGCTGGACTAAGTGGCAGTGTTCACAAACATACCTTAGATGCGTTGCAGGAAATCAATTTTTCGGAGCTACATCCCTTGgggtaagtttaaaaaaatcacatatgtATTGTAATTATTAAACATTTCCTAAACTTTAAGCCCCCAATTTGAACCTGAAACTGCTGTAACATTAACAAAATTGATGGAAATGTTGGAAAAGAGCAATTTGACAATATTTCTCTTCATATCAGACACAAGCGCTAAAATGCTAGAGAAGCTCAAGAGTGTGATAAAAACAAACGAACAATTCACAAGGCGCACAATACTTATAAGTCGTTCACCAATCGCTATTTACCAGGTAAAGCACGTTAATTGTATTCTTTGATAAAATGCTTATTGATCAGTTTCAGTATAAATAAAGGCAACACAATGTTTGGTGTCCTGTAAAGAATGGGTTATCATCTAAGCTGTTTCTAGATTATCAATTCTTTACCGGACATTCCCGAGTAACagccatttttaaacaaaataagatgaggttaacttattatttaaagattataaatagTTTACTGCTCAGTCAATGAACTTACGTTAGCtatgaatagatttttagaacTCATAAAGGGAAAAAGAACGAACGTAGGCAACTCTTTAACCGAGCCAAAGCCACACGAACGAGCTAACTGGGGTTCTTACAAAAAATCCCTAAGAAGTTAAAAGAAGGCACTAAGCGATCCCGCTGACGGTTCTTCTGTCTCCAGCGTACGAAAATTATTTCAACTAATCAAGCGATGCTAAACTGTCTaagaaatgaagaagaaaatggaggagaagatataacgacgaactgtacggtctGTACAGCGGCAcggacctagttaacagaagtccaacggcttagatggctaggtcatgtagagcgaatggacatcaacgctccagcccggaaggtcttcgaattcaatcgAGAGGGACGGCCTAGTAGAGGAAGaacgcgactcaggtggcgcacgcaggtgggtgaagacctcaaccaacatggtgtgcgaaactggaaacagctagcttatgaccgagctggctggagacgcatgctGGTTGAGGCCGAGggccgcccggactgtagcgccaccttaattaagtaagaACTCAGGGCGCTATCAAATCCCTGGACTCTATTTCTTCAAACTAACAGTCCATAAATGTCGATCTAACTCTAATGGAGATAgggcaacagtttaatattcacctttgctaggTACccggccatagagacattccaggaaattgtaagaCAGATAAAGTCGCCAGAAATGGTACCACGTTTGACTAGTGctgttttactaaatttaagtGAACGAGTTACGTATCTTGTATATCCTCAAGCAATTGAAACTATCAATCAATTACTAATAGCCTTAAATGAAGTATAATATGTATTCTTCAAAGAGGATAGAGAGGAAAAAAGGTTCCAGAAGACACAGGTTCGGTTCGCCAACGAGCTGTAAGCTAATCTGTCTTAGGAAGAATATGTAGAAGCGGTGCATTACCAGGGTTCTCGTTCCGATTCAAATCCAGGATACGATACTGCTAAGGCGTGGGTTCCTGGAATTGCAAAGTCCGAAGCCAGACAACTTCAAGCAGAACGCGAGCAATCCGGGGACACGCGTTCTTCGAAGTAACCCCGGCGAAGCCTGAAAGTCAATAGAATTGAAGACAGAAAATAAATCTCAGATCCAAAATTTACAGGAAACTTTAGGTAAATCCGAAAACCAGGCCGAGTGGATTCCAGGAAGGGTGGGTTAAGGCCAGGCCGTCACGTCATCATCAACCACcgagaaaattaatttcaaatcatCGAATGTATCCGGAATCCTCAAGGTTGAAGGCGGGATGTAAggccaagagaaacatggagatcatTTGTCATGAAGGAAGCTCGGTCCCAAAACTTGGATACGTGGTCCCAGATGAGGTATCGTGGTAGGAATAGACAGAGATGGAAGGAACTGGTGGCCGCCCTATGGTCCAGAGGAGTTAAAGACCTGCTTCTAGCAGCCGGAAACGGAGAAGATGAATGTTTCCggtattatttatgtttttttgtaaagaggTGAGGTCCAGTTACGGTAGCAAGACCCCCCAACATCCGACTAGCTACACCGTGCACAGCAAAAATGCAGCAGATGCCGTAACGGGCATTCCTTCCAAATCTCAATCCCTAACCTACTTCCTATCCTAGATTTACCTCTCGCTCGATCCTATCCTAGCCATTGCTCTTCCGTGTACCTAAATACAGTTGAAATCCAAAGTTTATTCAACTgagaaaaaatatgatattaccAGAGTTACTTCtagggattaaaaaaaaattaatatttattatatttttgtattaataagttttaacaatttttttgtatctttttttcagCTACGAAAATTGCATCCGGAATTGATTTGTGGACTTTGGACTGAAAAAACTCTTTCATTGGTTGTTTTGAAAGCGTCCACTCTCATTACATCGATTTACGGTGCCATTTTCCGAAATATCATCGCACCTGTCATCGGTATCAGCTTGGTTTTCATCAGCAAAGACGAATTTAATTTGTAAGTACAATATACATTAAACTTATTAATAactagtttagtttagtttggtttgattatttgaatttttgtttcttttaaaaaaaatagtaaattttatGGCGCTCCGTAGGGAACTATACTCTGTTTAATTAGAATATTCACTTCAGGCCTTATGGTCATTGGTTATAATTACAATCACATCTATTAAGAGTTACGATATGTATTCGTTAATGGAAGTTATAAAACTGTTTATTTGGTTTTTGCTATGGAGCTTTCAGAATTGAAGCTTTTCTTATGCTTTGGGatcatatattttaagtttaggGAAAAGTGTGTTCTCGTGACGTGTTGTTCTgcttaaattgtaatttatttccttaaaaaaggGTACAAATGCAGCTATAGAAATATTACAtgaccattttttgttttgttcattatACAATTGCAATTTCGACTTTTCAGTACCAAATAGTACAAAGTAATATGGCAATCgttgaacaaattttacaacCTTCTAAAAATAAGGTGGAAGCTCTTAATAGAACTGCCATAATacaccaacaaaaaagaaagtaaaaatatgATAACAGAAAAATcgatgattttaataaaaatcgtttttacGTTAAAAAAGATTAGGCCTCCTAGGGAACTCTTTAAAAAACGCACCTACTATTTTACCTCTTGCTGGTGTTGAAAAatgtagatttaatttaattttaatccagACACTTCTGTtcataaaatctaaataaattgttgaaccCTACccactttttgagagaattatGCCGATTGAAAATTATCAATAGGCAACCCTGTGTGAACCCTGTTCGAGCTTTCAAATGAAGATTGTTAATTGAATTCCATAATAGTATGGATAAAAGGCAAATATCCTATCTtctccttacttacttaaggtggcgctacagtcctgtgtgaactagagcctcactcaacaaacttcgccatctagctcagtccctagctagctgtctccagtttcgcgctcgaagttgggtgaggtcactctACGTGACAatgccatcttagtcgttggacttttacccttctggctaagtctacgtcgctgtacagctcgtcgttccatcttctcctccactccccttcgatgcatacgggatcgtagaccacacaaagaacttttctctctaaACGACCctaggtgctttcatccgctttcgtcatagtccatgcttctacaccgtatagcgacactttggtcactcgagagaggactttaccactcaattgctttcttagcccaaagaaacagctgttagcaatagttattctgcgtttgatctcagcgctggtgttgttttctgagtttacagcagagcctaggtagacgaagtccttgactacctcaaagttacgtctgtcgatggtgacgttttgaccaagacgtcggtgttgtatgtcctttcttgacgacagcatatactttgttttgccctcattaaccctTAAACCCATTTTCgccgcctctgcttcaataccccattgacatcacgctgagttctcccgattatgtcaatgtcatcagaatGTGCTactaattggacagacttttgaatgatagtgcctctagtgttgacgtgtgagctctgcactattctttcaagcacgatgttaaaaaaatcacatgacagcgcatcaccttgtctaaaaccttttttgacatcgaaaggttctgttaagttgtttccaacctttatggagcagtgtgaattcaccatggtcatcctgcacaaacggacgagtttggcagggatgccaaaactagacatggctctatacaactcgtccctgtagatgctgtcatatgcggccttgaaatcgatgaagagatggtgggtgtcgatttggtgttcttgggttttttttccaggatctgccgtaatgtgaatatttgatcgattgtggactttcctggtctaaaaccacactgatagggacctattaggttgttgacgatgggctttagacgttcacatattacggcagagaagagactgattcctctatagttggtgcagtttagagggtctccttttttcaggatcgggcaaacaatactgaggttccattcatcggacatgctttcttccgaccatatcttacagataagtttgtgcatgctcctaaccaacttatcaacagctgctttaaagagcattcaagccatccgctccagcgtttttattagacttcaacttagatatggcaatctttactacgtctaagtcgggaggacgggattgttggctttcgtcatctatgttgaacggatcatcctgcttgacagcggaattcggttcgtcgtcgccgttatacagtctgcagaagtagtccttccatatcctcagcattgactgcggttccactatgatgtttccactttggtccttgcagccttcggttctaggtttatgtacctgtgaatttcgtttcacctgtccataaaactttcgaactttattcctgcttttaaacctctaaacatcttcgaccgcacgcttcccatgccctctctttttccttctgagaagtcggtgttcctttcgcctcttctgctcatagagctcatgagcagctcacgtccttttatgcagcgccgctttgcgtgcctgttgtttggctacatttgcctgccgactttcctcatcaaaccaggggttccttgttggtggctgtttgaaacccagcacatcagaggccgcttctctgattgcatcttggcaatgttgccactggttttcgatacattgtgttggcggcagagaaattcgagagaggttacttgtaactcggtcggaaaaggatttggcgatctcttgcgattgtagctgttcgacgttgtatcttctcccagcaccttcctgttttgtctcgggtctggaaacccgaagtgctacctgggcaacaacgaggtagtggtccgagtcgatgttagctcatCGGCAATTTCGGACattcatgatgctggaagcgtgtccggcgtcgatcgcaatatgttAAATATGTtatggttgacggtagattaatctggagaactccaagttcctttgtagacgttgaggtgtggaaaaggCGTACTTGAAATTGTTGTCGGAAGTGTTCTCGTGAAGGCTGTTTTTCCCGGTTATTCCACCAAAACGTTTCTTATCTAAAGATCTAAATCGAATGagaattttttcatttattcgaccaaagatgtcttcccttcctagcttggcattaaaatctacCAGGAacattttaatatcgtagctaggacgtTGCTCGTATGCTTTGTTCAAGAGTTTgaagaacatatccttggtgTTGTTCTCCTTCTCTCTTTAGCCTTGATATTGTTGTAAATCTCTTATAAATTGTAGGTaatcaaataaatgaaattggCATAAAGgtggttaatttaatttaatgtttaattttttaaatacaaaaaatgaaacattctTAACAATCCTATGTTTTTGTGAATGTATTACCTaacaagtatttttgttttttccatgattaattttagtttaatttaaagctCTTAAATAATTTCGTCTTTTTTCCTTGAAAGTGAAGggtgtttaaaatttaagggccgatgtgactaaacatcaagtttttttctGCTTATCATTTGATAGTTCTCTTTCAACTTGaaaagatacacaatcgagcAATGCCTTAGcgttattcaggcttattataaaaatgggcTATCAAATCAAAATGTGTATCTAGCACTTTGTGATTTTTACGATAAATTTAGGATCATTTGGgcgatattttgttccatacttaattgaaccataccaatattataataataaaaagaaattacaataattttcataataatttgtgtttaattaaaaattaacatcggcccttaaaactTAACCACCATTTACAATACAACTGCCATACATTATCTAAACATACACATCAACTTATTTTGCTTTATCATTCCAGACATATTGCCGAACTGTGGAGAAATGTAGGCGTAAGACCGATCGTCTACAACGTAAACTCACCGAACGAAAAACGATATTTCCAAAAAACCATGAAAACTCAATATCTTACTGACTCTTTGCGTTCAGAGCCGCATTTGATAATGAGATCTTAACAATAAAATCAGATCCATCGTCAGAGGATGGTTGCATAAACATGAACTAAAAGTTACACAACATAGTAAAACAACTTTTGCATTTAAGCCTCTTTAACGTTATAATTATTTCCAGTTCTAAATTTATAATTGTAGTAATTTTAGTTAGTAAGAGTATTATGCTTACATTTTATTGTAGCTTAAAAGTATTTGTGTTCAATTTAAGTCCCgtaatttgttgcaaaataatcatgttttcttttacgtttattcatttttatatcttttgtaaacgttgttttttatttgtttattttgtttttaataatttatgctctatttattttaacatcaaaatcattgataaaaaacacacaaaaaaaaacatcgagtATTATATCCCACAAAGATCGTTATATTGTTTTATCTATGTTTTAGCAtagtacaattatttttattttattatatttttatgattttatttaacagttataaactgtattttttgttttatgctaTTGCATGTCAAGCTTTatagatgttttattttatttaaatttaagaacaaatttgtttgtttaattttatttattttttagtatataCGTATACATTTTTAGCACTTTAGCCTTcgattttttatacatatatatatttgagGCATCTTTATCCTTAACAACCTTATTACATACATAACTAatgtgtatataaataaattctgagtaaatatacaactttaatgttgttggttttggcattttttgttgttgttgttttcaattctatactgaaaagcatacaaaatagcaacaaaaaaaatatattttttgatgaaaactcaaggaattaataatcaaaaatgcTTTTGCATTCAAAGATTTTGAATATGATTAGAAAAGAATGTCTCATTTATAGTGCTTCATCCCAAATATTTctcataatatatatatattgcatCACagaacatatttaattttttttaaatgaatgtttaGGATAGAAAGAGAAATTTGTATCACCGCtaagattttaatttcaaaacagagAAATAAAGAACTTTCGAAATTTCATTtggatagtttttattttgttacatttaaaggttttttttttaaatcaattaacataTTTAAGCAAATCTGAGCGTAAAATCAGATGAAATCATCATCGTTTATCAAAatgggaaaatattttaataaacgatgatgatgacttaTAAAGGAGGGTAATATATGTACTTACATTTATGAGACCTGGTCTACATAGTGCCCGGACTGTCGGATCTTACAAAtatctttgtatatatatttttgtatatatattttcaaagcaAATACATTTCACTTTTCCAAATTGTTTCCATCGTACTTCAGTGTTAAACGTTTTACTATTATTACAAGCTCTACATCCTTCACAGGTAATAGaggaatattattttgatttttaaattaccaaagtAGTCAACTTCAAATCCAGGGGCGAACCAGGGGGGGGGGGTTTGGGGGTTAAAACCCCCTCCGAAATATCAGAATATGTGCAGTAAACAAATATCCATT
It encodes:
- the LOC129941276 gene encoding glycerophosphodiester phosphodiesterase 1; the encoded protein is MNVLRAFIELIKMLYNLLWYSANLVTFLFNLFWLICTLASAGIPWFTLILLTVCIASKFIKLKSPNEKILISLLGGDSVDDLSYWPIANRGGAYDAPENSMAALKKCSSSGFRNVLLDAALTSCGEIVLLHKTTLEKAGLSGSVHKHTLDALQEINFSELHPLGPQFEPETAVTLTKLMEMLEKSNLTIFLFISDTSAKMLEKLKSVIKTNEQFTRRTILISRSPIAIYQLRKLHPELICGLWTEKTLSLVVLKASTLITSIYGAIFRNIIAPVIGISLVFISKDEFNLHIAELWRNVGVRPIVYNVNSPNEKRYFQKTMKTQYLTDSLRSEPHLIMRS